The Actinoplanes sp. N902-109 genomic interval CGGCTTCTCCCGGAACCCGACGATCCGCGACGCCTCGATCTCGAGCACCCCGAACTCGACCCGGTGGGTGCGCTCGGCGATGGCCACGGTGAGCCCGCTGCCCGCCTCCTGGTGGCGCTGCAGCAGATCGGCGTAGTCGAGGTCGGTCAGGATGTCGCCGTTCATCACCAGGAACTGGTCGGGCAGCGTCTCCTTGAGGCCGAACAGCGGCCCCACCGTCGACAGTGGGCGGTCCTCCTCGATGTAGTCGACCCGCAGCCCCCAGCGGGCCCCGTCCCCGACGAACGCCTTGATCAGCGGGCCGAGGTGGTTGATGGCGAGGGTGACCGACGTGAACCCGCAGGACGCGAGCTGGTCCAGGACGATCTCCAGGATGGCGTGCTTGTCACCGATGGGCATCAGCGGCTTCGGCAGTGTGGTGGTGTACGGCCGCAGCCGCACCCCCTTGCCGCCGGCCAGGATCACCGCATGCATAGCAGATCTAGCCTCCCCAGGTCGTTGATCTACCGGTAGTGGCGGACCTGGCCCACGATCGGGGCCAGGCCGAGCAGGAAGAGGGCCAGCAGGGCGAGCACGCTGCCGAGGTAGAGCACGGTGTCGGTCAGCGGGGCACCCGATTGGCCCAGCAGGGGCGCGGCGCCGAGCGCGGCACCGGCCCCGACGTGCACGATCAGCGCGGCCAGCATCGCCCCGCACAGCCAGCCGAACTTCTCGAAGCCGGCCAGCAGGAACGCGGAGTAGTACGCGCCGGCGAGCACCACGTGGGCGCCGATCATCGCCATGCCGGGCGCGGAGAGCCGGCCGGTGGCGTCCAGCGCGGCGATCAGGGCCAGCCCGAGCAGCGCCGGCACCGCGAGGCAGGCCAGCGTCTCCCGGCCGATCAGCAGCCGGACGGCGCGCTGGAACTCCTGCGGGCGGTGCACGCGCCTGGTGAGCCGCACGGCGTGGGCGCGGTAGCCCTCGGCGCGCCACTCGACGAAGCCCATCGCGGCGATCAGCGGCGCCACCGAGATGGCGATGTCCAGCCGGTGCAGCAGGTACGGCGCCTCGGCGTGCAGCAGCAGCGCGGCCGAGCACGCCCCGTACAGGGTGACGCCGGTCAGCCCGGACCGCTGCGTGCGCAGCACCGGCAAGCCGGGTGGTTCCGTCCGGTCGCCCCGGTTGTGGGTCAGCAGCAGGGCGGCGGCGTAGGCGGCGGCCACCCCGGCGATCGCGGTGCCGATGGCGACCGGGCGCGCCGGGGACCCGTACCAGAGGAAGGCACAGCCACCCACGACGGCCGGGATCATCGTCGCGACCTGCAGTCCCTCGCGGCGGTAGAAGACCAGGATGGTGCCGGCCATCTGATAGCCGAGCTGGCACATGGCCAGCAGCACCAGACCCCAGCCGCCACCGGCGAACGCGACCACCAGCAGCCCGCACAGCGCACCGGCGACCGGCGCGCCCAGCGTGGACCAGCGCAGCAGCAGCGCGGCACCACGTGGGCGGTAGGCCCCGAGCAGCTTGTACGCGCCGTACGCCGCCGTGCCCGCGTACATCCAGCCGAACGCGCTGGCCAGGGTGAGCGCCAGCACCACGGACCGCTGGCCGAGCACCCCGAGCACGGCCGGGAACACCGCGCTGGGCAGGGCGTAGAGCGGGCCGTGGGCCAGCACGCGCACCCCGTGGCGCCAGGAGCGGGCCGCGGCCTGGTCGGGCAGCGCCTCGACGGGCGGGCCGAGCCGGCGGTAGACCTCAAGGGCGAGCGCGAACACGTCGGCGAAGCCGTACTCCACCCGGGCGATCCGGTCGGTGAAGCCGTCGGCCTCCAGCGCCGCGGCGACCTGCAGCGCGTCGACGGCCCGCAGCAGGCTGGGCCGGATCCGGTCGACCAGTTCGTCGAGCGGGTCGGTGGAGATCCGCGGCAGGACGACGGTGTGGGTCTGCGGCGCCTCGGCGGCCGGCGGCGGTGGCGCCCCGGCCGGGCGGGCCGGTCCGGCGGGGCCACGCCGGCGGCCCTGGCGGGGCACGGGCAGCCGCTGCGTCTCCCCGGCGGCACCGGCGTCGACGACCCGGGTCTGCACCACCTGGGCCTCGATCACCTGGGTCTCGACCACCTGGGTCTCGACCACCTGGGTCTCGACCACCTGGGTCTCGATCACCTGGGTCTGCTCACCCGGCACGATCCGGACCGTCTTCTCCCCCACGTCGAGGCGCACGGTCTTGTCGCCGACGTCGATGCGCACGGTCTCGTCACCGGCGTCGATGCGCATGGTCTCGTCGGGATCGGCGAGGTCGTTGTCCACCGTCATTGCCGGCCCCCGTACAGACCCGCGGTGAAGGACTTGACCGCGGTGTGGGGGTCGCGCGGCGCGGGCACCCGGCCCTGCACCGGGCCCCGCAGGTGCTGCGGCGGCTCGGCCGCGCGCAGCGGCGTCGCCAGGCCCTCGTACACGTTGCGGTACATCTGCAGCGACTGGCTGAGCGTGAAGTGTTCCAGCACCCGCTGGCGGGCCGCGTAGCCCAGGTTGAACCGCAAGTCGTTGTCCTTCAACAGTTTGATGCACGCCTCGGCGACCGCGGCGTGGTCGCGCGGCGCGACGACGATGCCGGTCTCGCCGACCGCCTCGGCGACGCCGCCGACGTTGGTGCAGACGGTCGGGCGGCCACATGCCATGGCTTCCACGACCGTGTACGGGAAACCCTCGGAGATGCTGGTGAGCGCGACGATGCTGCCGGCGTGGTAGGCGTCGACCGCGTTGCCGATGCGCCCCTCCAGCACCGCCGCACCCTCGAGCCCGAGGTCGTTGATGAGCTTCTCGCAGGACTCGTGGTAGATCCGGTTGACCGCCGGGGTGCCGCCGAAGATGCGCAGCCGTGCGGCGGGGATCTCCTTGCGCACGATGGCGAACGCCCGGATCAGCGTGTGCAGGTCCTTGAGCGGGTCGATGCGGCCCATGAACGAGATCGTCGGCACCGTCGGCTCGCTGGTGGCCGCCGGGAACTCGGCCGGT includes:
- a CDS encoding sugar phosphate nucleotidyltransferase; its protein translation is MHAVILAGGKGVRLRPYTTTLPKPLMPIGDKHAILEIVLDQLASCGFTSVTLAINHLGPLIKAFVGDGARWGLRVDYIEEDRPLSTVGPLFGLKETLPDQFLVMNGDILTDLDYADLLQRHQEAGSGLTVAIAERTHRVEFGVLEIEASRIVGFREKPHLRYQVSMGVYGMSRRTLLPYPPGLSFGFDQLVLDLLARGDNPATYPFAGFWLDIGRPEDYDEANRTFEAIRPKILREALGEPV